One genomic segment of Occultella kanbiaonis includes these proteins:
- a CDS encoding PQQ-binding-like beta-propeller repeat protein, translated as MTDQTDDGDDEFRGSARFQGGARFGEAPAGTDADDPATASEDDEAPGSTGYTPSYGTTGYTPSYGTTDYSPPAYGTSGYQPPNYNAPANPYVGLGDPSETATDPVTVDPPSTVQPWAAAGSTGIDPSTVTTGPAEDTRVALGRIEPKRIEVTRVAPPAAGAPTRPVTPAATEPVVVRMPPRTDRVHPVVRRRNQRRTRRFIAVASAVGVIGIALLIVFRLAGGPSGAFDSRPDIEGDADPFDTRWEVTADTLLPGASEFLPVNSADWFEYRAPYLIPGDDAWAAIVNDATISVADDADVVAADVVAFDPETGALLWDAPLPGGLCAERLTDAQGLVCLGRTDDDGWAITLFSMDDGAIIATHPVADIGQPWNVHLSSAGLLVITEGSPGEFTTLNLLSVADGTLTWSHDLADLPDTEDLFREDDSTGRIRVVPYLPIWRDVGANTLLWASSVTLHIDPLTGELTPRQCYELAVVEDTFACDSIDGTTRFAADGTELWHSEQIRLEGSAFLPAPALVNTGTPGVVRATDWDRGGVGDPLLEYSLPQSTNLSGTAQYPFFNTESELVLLSEDGGSTRWITQIRNMNSITDVVVVEDVAIVTGYISFGLDLGTGEMLWSRDTNGDIHLVDGRPVSFSYSGFALLELPEA; from the coding sequence GTGACCGACCAGACCGACGACGGCGACGACGAGTTCCGCGGCAGCGCACGGTTCCAGGGCGGGGCCCGCTTCGGTGAGGCCCCGGCGGGCACCGACGCCGATGACCCGGCCACTGCGTCGGAGGACGACGAAGCGCCCGGCAGCACCGGCTACACACCCTCCTACGGCACGACGGGCTACACGCCCTCGTACGGGACCACGGACTACTCGCCACCCGCCTACGGCACGTCCGGCTACCAGCCGCCGAACTACAACGCCCCCGCGAACCCCTACGTCGGGCTCGGCGACCCCTCCGAAACCGCCACCGACCCCGTCACGGTCGATCCGCCGTCGACCGTGCAGCCCTGGGCCGCGGCGGGCTCCACCGGCATCGACCCCTCGACGGTGACCACCGGCCCGGCCGAGGACACCCGGGTGGCGCTCGGCCGGATCGAGCCGAAGCGGATCGAGGTGACTCGCGTCGCACCACCCGCCGCCGGTGCGCCGACCCGGCCGGTCACACCCGCGGCCACCGAACCGGTCGTGGTCCGGATGCCGCCCCGCACCGATCGCGTCCACCCTGTCGTCCGCAGACGGAACCAGCGCCGGACCCGCCGCTTCATCGCGGTCGCGTCGGCCGTGGGCGTCATCGGGATCGCCCTGCTGATCGTTTTCCGGCTCGCCGGCGGCCCGTCCGGGGCGTTCGACAGCCGCCCGGACATCGAGGGCGACGCCGACCCGTTCGACACCCGCTGGGAGGTGACCGCGGACACGCTCCTGCCCGGGGCGTCGGAGTTCCTGCCGGTGAACTCCGCCGACTGGTTCGAGTACCGCGCCCCGTACCTGATCCCCGGCGACGACGCCTGGGCCGCCATCGTCAACGACGCCACCATCAGTGTCGCGGACGACGCCGACGTCGTGGCCGCGGACGTGGTCGCGTTCGACCCCGAGACCGGGGCCCTGCTCTGGGACGCGCCGCTGCCCGGCGGCCTGTGCGCGGAACGTCTCACGGATGCCCAGGGACTCGTCTGCCTGGGTCGCACAGACGACGACGGATGGGCGATCACCCTGTTCTCGATGGACGACGGAGCGATCATCGCCACGCACCCGGTGGCCGATATCGGCCAGCCGTGGAACGTGCACCTGAGTTCGGCCGGGCTGCTCGTCATCACAGAGGGCTCCCCTGGGGAGTTCACGACGCTGAACCTGCTCTCGGTCGCCGACGGCACGCTGACCTGGTCCCATGACCTGGCCGACCTGCCGGACACCGAGGACCTGTTCCGGGAGGACGACTCCACCGGCCGAATCCGGGTGGTCCCGTATCTGCCGATCTGGCGGGACGTGGGCGCGAACACGTTGCTGTGGGCCTCCTCCGTGACGCTCCACATCGACCCGCTCACCGGCGAGCTGACCCCCCGCCAGTGCTACGAGCTCGCCGTGGTCGAGGACACCTTCGCGTGTGACTCGATCGACGGGACCACCCGCTTCGCGGCCGACGGCACCGAGCTGTGGCACTCCGAGCAGATCCGTCTGGAGGGGTCGGCGTTCCTGCCGGCCCCGGCGCTGGTGAACACCGGCACCCCGGGCGTCGTGCGGGCCACCGACTGGGACCGCGGCGGCGTGGGCGACCCCCTGCTCGAGTACTCGCTGCCGCAGTCCACGAACCTCTCCGGCACCGCGCAGTACCCCTTCTTCAACACCGAGTCCGAGCTCGTACTGCTGAGCGAGGACGGCGGGTCGACGCGCTGGATCACGCAGATCCGGAACATGAACTCCATCACGGACGTCGTCGTCGTCGAGGACGTCGCGATCGTCACCGGCTACATCTCCTTCGGCCTGGACCTCGGCACCGGGGAGATGCTCTGGTCCCGGGACACCAACGGCGACATCCACCTCGTCGACGGCCGGCCCGTCTCGTTCAGCTACAGCGGGTTCGCGCTGCTCGAGCTCCCGGAGGCGTGA